The genomic DNA GGAAGCTGGCCCAGGGACCGTCGTGCACGAGCACGCCGACCCCGGCCGGGGGCCACTCGGCCAGTCGCCGGCGCAGGGTCTCGGCCTCCAGTCCGGTGTGGTCCACGACCTCACCGGCAGTCAGCGGGACCCCCGGCGCGTGTCCGATCACCATCAGGGTTCGCACGTCGTCGGGCACCTCGTGAATGGAGTCCAGGACGTCCTCGACGTCGGCGTCGTAGAGCCCCGGGTCGCCCCAGACGTCCTGGACCCGCAGGCCACCGCGACGGAGTTCCTCGCACGTCTGGACGGTCCGAACGGCCGGCGAACACACGGCGAGATCCGGACGGACCCCCTCGCGGGCCAGTCGGGCACCCACGGCCTGCGCCACGCGCCGGCCGGACTTCGTCAGCTCCCGCTCCCGGTCGCCGCCCTGCGAGCGGTTCTTGGCCTGCGCATGGCGCACCAGCACGAGCACGCGGGGGCTGTCCGACATGCCCCCATCATCCCCCGGCGACGCCCAGGGACTCCATCAGCAGGGCGCGCACCTTCGCCGCGTCGGCCTGGCCCTTCATCTCCTTCATCACCTGGCCGATGAGCGCGCCCGCCGCCTGCACCTTGCCGCCGCGGATCTTCTCCGCGACGTCCGGGTTGCGGGCGATGACCGCGTCTACCGCCGCCTGCAGGGCGCCGGAGTCCGAGACGAGCTGCAGGCCGCGGGCGTCGGCCACCTGCGTCGGCGTACCCTCTCCCGCCAGTACGCCCTCGAGAACCTGCTTGGCCATCGTGTCGTTCAGCCGGCCTGAGGACAGGAGGGCGTCGAGCTCCCCGACCTGCGCCGGCGTGATCGGCATCTCCTCGAGCTCGACCGAGTCGGCGTTGGCGCGGCGGGCGATCTCCCCCACCCACCACTTCTTCGCCGCGGCAGGGCTCGCACCGGCCGCGACCGTCGCGTCGATGAGGTCGACGGCCGCGGACCCGAGCACGTCGCGCATCTCCAGGTCGGTGAACCCCCACGCGGCCTGCAGCCGCCGCACCCGCTGGTCCGGCGGCTCGGGCAGCGTCGCCCGCAGCTCTTCGACGCGCTCGCGGCTCGGCGCGATGGGCACGAGGTCGGGCTCGGGGAAGTAGCGGTAGTCGT from Austwickia sp. includes the following:
- a CDS encoding histidine phosphatase family protein, which gives rise to MSDSPRVLVLVRHAQAKNRSQGGDRERELTKSGRRVAQAVGARLAREGVRPDLAVCSPAVRTVQTCEELRRGGLRVQDVWGDPGLYDADVEDVLDSIHEVPDDVRTLMVIGHAPGVPLTAGEVVDHTGLEAETLRRRLAEWPPAGVGVLVHDGPWASFPDDTSALVLLQDPPDEV